From Venturia canescens isolate UGA chromosome 3, ASM1945775v1, whole genome shotgun sequence:
ttagaaaattttgttcacttcaaaaatcgattaaaattcccaaaaatgctcgtgtacattttttccaattttttctaatcgcgcctataagaattttcatctttttcgtTCATAGACGAGGCCCCCGAAGAAATTCCGATCAAGAGACTAAAAGTGGAAATTCCACCTGCGAGTGAAGCTCCGAAAGTCCAAGAATCTTTGGAGCAGGCCACGATAAGCGAGCCAAAAATAGCTGAGAAAAAGCTCGAAgtgaaagtgaaaaatcgaaaaaactctACGAGAAAATCAGAAAAACCACTGAGAAAGGAACAACCCCGCAATATTAACAACAATAATGGACATTACAGTCAGAAACGTTTGATGTTGCTGCAACGACTTTTATCTCGCTCCATACAACACGAAAGAAATCTTATTTGTCAATGTATAAAATACATAGCGGATAACAACTTTTTTGAGGAATGACCAGTTCTGATGgaaagtacaaaaaaaaactgttttctgtatatatttatttaaaaaaacagcatatgttttttgttgttgttatgATATTCTTTATATTGTAcagtttttcattaaaattgaacaatcgcACTGTCATCCtttagaaaatcgttttttctttttgttattcTTTCGATCGCCCCCGGAAATTTCATCGAGCGCATCGTTCATTGATACATTGGCACGTTTCTCACCGCTCTTTATCGAGATGAGAGATTTGCTGGAATTGCTTTTGAGAACGTTGTCCCAATCTTCGTCGGTGCCTTTTATCGCGTACTGCTTCAAATTTTCCTGTTTTAATTTGGCTAATTCGGCACGTTGTTTGGCTTGAAGTTCCTGCGAGAGAAATTCGCTTGATTGCAATTGATTTGCCAACAAAAGTACTAAAGTCACAAATTgtcgaatttttcaagaaaatttcaCCTTAGCTGCGGCTTCCAACTCGGCGTTCATGCTTTTTCCCTTTTCCGCATCGACACGTATCTCGTCGTTTGATCTTTCGCTTCTCATCATCGTACTTTCAACAAATTCCTCGGCTACGCCGTTCAGGAATTGCATCGACTTTCGTACAACTCGGTTAAACAAACCGAGCAATTGTGACGATGGCAAATCCAATTCTTCCGCGAGCTTGTCCACCGTTTTGTGTTGAAGACCCAGCCCGAGAAGTATTGCCTGAAAAATTACcacaattatttcgaaaactaGGGGCAAATGTAATTCGAGATTTAATTTgtaaaagaattttgaaacCATCAAATCCATTGTAGGGGGGAAAATGAGTCGCAGAATTCGTGATAGGCTACATACCGCTTGAACCGGTGAAAAGTGCGTCTCTCCCATCAAATTGAGGAAATACAGACGTGCCAGAGGCGGCAACAAATCCATTATCAAATGATAATCAGCCATATTATTACTGTACATTCCCAAACGCTTCAGATCGTAAGGCGTGAAGAATGCGTCCaacatttcttttttgatAACTGAAAAAGAATTTCCGATGCTGATTaataaaagcttttttcagagtttcgaattcaaattataaataGTAAATAGAATTATTGAAACAGTTTTTCCTGGCACTTTGACATCAAATAATTACCAATTAACCAGGATAAAATgatagaaacatttttattcgagaacaattttttttttattcctaatCAGTTTTGAACCGACCTGTGTTCGTAGATTTAACAGCTTTATTCGTGAGAATCCCGAGAGCTAAAGACGGGGAATAGTTATTGAAAGAGTACGACAGAAGGGTAGTAAATCTTCGTCGAAAATCTTTCCAATAAGCCTCGAGCCATCCAAAGTCTTTGTCTTCGTCCGAAACGATTTTGCACAGCATTATGCATGAATGTTCAGCAGTTATGTCATTTGCAGTTTGCCTAAATTTgatgtggaataaaaaaattgatcgctaGGATTCTCGGATTTGATGATTTTATTCAAGGACACAGAAAGTAGAGCAAACCTCAGATAAACCGGAACGAAGTTTGATcttttccagaattttaaaAGAGGCTCCGTCAGTCCGTAAGACACGCCAATGTAGTCCAAACTTTCGGGTCGTCGTTCAGTCAATTTGAGCAGAAGTGGTGGCAGAGATGCTCTGGgttctggaaaaaaatccaaataatTGTTAGACACCCATTTAAAAATGTAATTTAAAGAAATGTTTTTTGGTTCAATTCAATTCCTTTCACTCAACGAGCtctataaaaattgacaattttcaCCGATTGTTTCCTCGAGAAGGTCCAAATGTTCGTCCGCAATTCGAGAAATTTCCGTGCTCGCTGCCTCGTCagatttttcatcgagattcgGTATTTTCATTTCGTAATATTGTCTGAGTAATTCCATAGCTCGACTTCCGTAACCCATCTGCAAAATGTTATCGTAAAACTAGTAAATTtatagattgaaaaattttcgttgacaAAAATATGCGAAAATGTATCGTACGCCTTGATAATCAGGATGCGTAGCTAAACGCACGATCCGAGCGCCAGCTAATCTTGGAAAATCATTGTCCTGATACTGCTGCGCGATTGTCCACGGTATAAGATCACCTGCGGCTCTTCGTCCCCGTCCCAATCCATCGGCTATCGTTTCTTTGCTGACTTCGCCTTCCAGACATACTTGTATAACCACCAAAATTTCGGGCAGAGATTTTCTGTTGGGATCGACCGGGCCAAGGAGACAGAAGAGGTGATGAGCTGGTGCGTCCGACATCATTTGGAGATCGTTTGGACTATtctaaaatgaaaaagcaCAATTCAAttagaagaaggaaaaatgagATTGTTAAATTGTTATTATGAATCTAACCCAAGATTCTCATAGTCAAAACGTGTCTTGTCAACCCCAGCTCTACAGATTTTAGTAATTGCAGAAAAAAACTCTACAAAACGGAAGAGTTCTGGAATAATGCAaacaagaaatttttcaatgaaaaacaacgaaaatcgaaaattattcaaaaaaggAGTTTTCAACGACAAAAATGGATGTCTCCTCCGATTCTGTTGTAAGAATTCATTTACCTTGTAGTGAGAAGCGACGTAAAGTGCGACAAGTCTTTGAAGAAACAACTCTGAGGCTTTGTGATACGAGAAAAGAGTATCtcgattgatataatacaaTTGGCAAATGTCGGGCGGTGGACATCCGGAAAGGATCGGCGCGTGAGTCATGGCATCGAGGCAGAGTAAATTTGTGAGCCACTCTTCGACGGCGTCGCCGGGTTTGTAACGAATAGATTCGTCGAGCGTAAGCTCGTAAAGTTGTCGACCGAGAAGAGATTTTTCCGATTTCGATTTGTCGGATTTATCCTGATGATTCGGTGTGGTAGTTTGAGATCTCAGTTGTTGCAACAatttgagagaaagagaacgtCCTGTACCCTCGTAGCCGTTGATCGTCGAGGAAAGGAAAACAAGATAAGGGCCGAGCATCGCTTTGACGTAAGGCAGCGGAATCGCTGCTGCTTCGTCAATTACGAGCAATTCCGCTTGACTCAATTTGTGTACGTCCGTTGGATGGATGTACTGGATCGTTTGTCTGTGATCTCGAAAAACGTTGACGCGGACAGTCGCTTTATTGAATTCTGGATTTGTTGATTGAACCAGGCCGTAATCGAGATGTTCCTGGTAAGCCAGAGCATCGAAACCTTCAATTTGGTAggggaataaaattttttttaaatttgatgaatcaagttaaaaagtcgataatttcatttgatttaaACAACCAATATTTCGAGTCACCTTTGAAAACAAACTCGAACAACGTGTTCAAATTTTCTGGACTTGGACTTGAGATGTAAATGTTCGAGTATCCGAAAGCGACAGCTCCGGCGATGGCGAGACCAAGAGTCGCAGATTTTCCACGACCTCTCGCCGCGGTTAACGAAACGGTTGATCTTAAAGTCTTTTCGGATATCGtttcgatgaatttgagaagAGCTTTGGCCTGATCAACCGTTTTGCAGCAGTTTATCAGTGATGAAACTGGCTGTGTGTCCTTGAAACTTTCCTTTAGCGTTTCAAGCTCAGCTTGTTCCTCGCTCGTAGTTTCACCTTTTGGCAGGGCTTCTATTTTCAAGTTTTGCGACGATATTGGTAAAACTCGTAGTTGATCATCCACAACGAGACAACGGTCGCAAGAAGCAAGGGAcaataaaaatctttcgttGAATCTACAGACTACATcctgaaatttgaaagaagCCATTTTTGTGGAAAACTATCCCATGAGAATTAAGGCAAATATTATAATATGAATACCtgcaaaaattcaatgaaattggtTAAAATTCTGTACCTGATGTGCCTCGGTCCGAAAACGCTGATGAACATCCATGCTCATtgtatacaattttttcaaagacgtAACGGATTGTAACAGTAATATTATCACTCCTCCACCTTCCACAGTTTCTATAGTACGAGCCAAGAGATTTGGTGTGAGAGCTTCAAAATCCTTTGaaagaataattaatttttaatcCTATTTCATTTAAATCCAACTTGAAATTCCAATATGTTGATATGGATTTGAAATCAATGATTggtaacatatttttttagcaAAAGTTGAATCTCGAACATCAAAGAGACTGGTTTATAAAGCAAAACTAAATTTAAGAGTCCTAAAGCAGAAAATGACtctagaagtgaaaaaaaatcaattattcaactagtttaaatcatttttgtacCTGAAGGACACACATTCCGTATGTGTTTCCTAAAATTTTATGTGTCTCGTTATAATAACAGTAACGGATGTTTGTTGATACAACAAACAATTCGAAAGGGTCGTCCTCGTTGACATCAAGTTTCCCTGCTTTAACTTTTTTCTGAATGGATTTCATACGTTTTTTGCGATGGCTACTGAACCCCAACTCTTTTTTATAACACCATAGAACGGAGGGTCGTGCTTTAACGACGGATTTCGATAACATGTGATGGAGAAGAACAacctgaaaacaaaaaattgattgtcatttttcatcgattttcattccaatgtaatcatttttccatttcgtgctaaaaatgttttttccgttTGATCAcgggttcaaaatttttcgaaaaaactaCCTGATCCCTCGCTTTTTCTCCAACAATAACGAACATTGTTCTGTGTCCACTGATAACTCCATTTTCGATTAAAACTCGTATACGGTTGTCAATCTTTTTACGAACCATACTGAAGCTCAAATCCTAAAAaggattaataaaaatttctattttatAACTATTCTAACACTGCCAATTGATTTCATATACTTTGGGACTTTGGGCAGAGTACGTTTTGAGGTTATAAATCGCTGGCACGTGTGCGCAATCGCGATAGTAGCGTTACGGACGAGCAAAATGGGAACTACCATGGGAATGATAGCTATAAGAAGAAATATATATGGGAAAGCTCGCAAAATACGAGCGtatgtgtatatacatatatatatttttgaagaGCAGTTTATTGACATCATTTGGAtgttctataaaaaaaataatatggaCGCACTCGCGACGgggttttaaaatttttgtttttcgcgcCAAAtatcagtaaaattttatagacgCATGTGATGATGAAACATATCGAATCATTATTGCATTTCGTATTTGAATCTGATATAATCCCAGAATGGTATCAATTATTTGCGTTCACGACGATCGAGCATACAAATGCTGCTGTCATTTTATTAGAATATATACGCGCTCTAGAATGCAACGGGCACAGAATAGTGTGTGCTTCGGTCATCGGTGACAATCTGACAGTTCAAGGAGCAAAACAACAGTATTGAAACTTCGATCGGGTAATTATAAAGCTTTGCTTGTGAATTGTTTTCGTGAGAATTCTTCGTGTACACTGGATGGCATTGGCGAGAATTTTTTGGATTTCGTTTTATCGTCCGGACAAAAGGACAGTTGTCCGCGAAGGTTATAAATGTCGTACGAAAAATGCTAATAATAAACTCGTGTGAATGTGCGTTGTGCATTTTCTCAACAATATGTACGCGAAAGAAAAGTTTCACGATCCGAGCATAAATCTCCTTTGTCCTCGCtaagagaacattttttctaagTCGTTACCAAAAGTTGACAATCATTTGAATTGAACAGTATTGGCTTGACAGCCGTACACATTTCCTTTGTACTTGAGGTATCTTTATATGAACAAgggcgggttgttccaactACTATAGGTAAGcctatctgacagttaaaggtCTACAGAGATAAGCtacctagaagttggaacaaccTGCCCCAAGTACTCTTTGTTACATTCTCCACTTATGGCTGAATAACGTCAGTCATTCGTTTTGCGTCGCTTTTAGCGGAATCCTAGGTGTTTTTATGCAGTTTACATTTCGTGTCGTGACGGTATAgacgttttttattattttggtGAAAAATCACTCGTTCCTATCATAATACTGTAGTTTCCATTGTTATCATTTTAATAAACGCACacaattcaatcatttttatataaatcgaattaaatatgaaattttttcaagttaatTTTCTTATGAAGTTATACTCGGAATTTCATTTTGGTTACATCTCAGAAAACTAGTAATTTGATTTCTTTAGTAACAAatcatttataaaatattagaaaaaactATTATCGTTTACTTAACATTGATCAATTTATAGATACGATTTATTTAATGAAAGTAAATAAAAGATTTGTACGCTGAAAACTTTGGAAGTCAATAATTAATTGTGAATTTGATCTAAACAACATTAATTTGTTCAtgcataaatttttcataatagtATTTTTTTGACACAATTGCAGTGAGACGAGATAGCGACTTTTCAATGATATTCTGCAACACAGATAAGTGCAGCTAACAAAATGGATCAATTATACAAAGATCTGGTGAAAGAATGCAAATTCATAGCACCAGGAGCTCGACTATCATTTTCAATTCGCAATCGGttggaaaaatacaaaaaagctGTGCGCAAAGATATAGTAAGTCGTTTGAAAGACGACTGTGCTCCACTTTTTTTAGCAGCAAAAAGAGGAAATGTTGAAATAGTTGAATATTTAATAACGACCTGTGATGCGGATGTAGAACAAAGAGGAATCTATGAAATGCCTGAAGATAGATCCATTCATTGTGTTACACCTCTGTGGTGTGCAGCAGTTTCAGGACAACTGCGCGTCGTCAAATGTCTCGTCCGTCATGGCGCTGATATCAATGCTGTCTCGGATTCAGGATCGACCCCTGTCAGATCTGTCTGCTACATGACGCGCCTTGGTAAAattctatttttgtatttttcttgcTATCAAAGTTGTATTTGTGGGTCAGGAATCTGGGTCAAGTTGCGAGGATTTGAATATCCACATCAAGGTTTTGCAATCGATTTATTATTGTTCTCtgttgaaataaattcactGATTCGTCCCCAAGGTTAATGGAATATTAAAGTGAAATTTACCAGTTTGAACCTCcataattttttgttctatttgaTGGTTTTCTCAATTGTAGAAATCGTGGAATATCTCGTTGAACATGGAGCAGACATTCTTAAACCCAACTACAACGGCGGATCCTGTTTAATAAATTCTGTTCAAAGCGTAGAACTCTGTACATTTCTTATAAAGCACGGAGCTGACGTTAACGCTAGTGATGCTCAAAATAACGCACCTCTTTATTATGCTATTCAAGAACACAGATTTGAAACTATGAAACTTTTGCTTGATCACAACGCTGATCCTTATGCAAAATCGTCGCACGGTGAAGATGCTCTACAAACAGCTTGTCTCAAAGGAGCaacacaaattttcgattatttagGTAAATTTCACTCCTCATTTTCTGTGATAttgttttgtgaatttttactTAAAATTCATCAGGTTTTTCACCTAgagtattcattttttctaaaattttgattatgcTTTAATCGCAGTGGAAAATGTATCTTACTCGCAAGAGAAATTAGCCGATGCAAACGAGCTTATGGGCTCGACGTTTTTCGACGAGCACTACGACACCCAAAAAGCTTTGGAATATTGGCGAAAAGGAATGGAAATTCGATACGCAAATACTGTCAACGGTAATCCATTACCAAAGAGGCCAGTAATGCCAAAACGCGATACTTTTCGTTACGCTACGGAATTTTCAACGTTTGCGGAGCTCAACGCAATTGCTCACGATTTAGACGCCATTCGTATTCAAAGTCTTCTCATTTGCGAGAGAGTATTGGGCGAAGACCATAAAGACACGGTTTTCAGGCTCATGTACCGTGGAGCCGCTTATGCTGACGCTTTAAGGTAAAAtctcaaaattattattcagtGGAGAGTATATTCTTATGAAAAATGTTACATCCATTGTGTTggtgtaaaaaatgaatgtttttcaGGTATCAGTACTGCATCGATCTTTGGAGACAAGCCCTGGAAACTCGCGTTCTCAAACATTCGGTACGCTTCTTAACTCCAAAAATCATTAACATGTCTGACTACCAACGAAATCGGACTTAAAAAATCGAGTACTTTCAATAACGAAACGTGACTccgaaatttaatattttttatgttttcgttgatgataataattattactGTTTCCCTCACCCAAGCAGATTCTTTGCACCGACACTTGTTTCACCGCTCAAGCCTTAGTGCGGATAATGGTCAATTTGAATGAACAAATGCTGCAAGTAGCGGATCGCAATCGTGACAAAGAGGAGCCTCGATTCTCAGACGTTGTCGCAGTCTTTAAATTACTTACGAGCCGATTGGGAGCGGCgcgaaaattacttgaagtaAAACCATTTCGTAATCTTaagtaatagaaaaatacaatACTAAAATTATAAACACATTAAAAATActaaattttcaatgattaaaaaatttcagatgCGTCCAGTACACAAACGACAACGTGACAGTTACAACAAAATATTAAAGTGCGTAACTCACCTTATATATTTATTGGTGAAAACGGCGAGAACGAGCGAGACACAGGCCGAAGCGCGACAATTGGTTCATGATTTGGTAAAGCAAAATCCCAGATCGGCTTCAACGGAGGACACGCTATTGCATCTTTGCGTTTCGAGATTGAATACCATTAATTCGAGCTATTTCACTGCCGCCGATGTGCAGGTACAATTTTTTAGTGTTGAAACTTTGCCACCCCAGAAACGATCGACGAAcgttgaattaataactcgtCTCGATTTGGCCTACTTCAGACTATTTTTCCGGATCTCGACGTCGTAAAAATGCTACTCGTGTGTGGAGCTTTCGTGAATGCCAGGAACGAGTTCCGGTCCACGCCTCTTCACGTCGCGAGCAATGCTTACAATTTCATTAATCCGGTAAGAATTTTACTTCCCTAGAAAACGACaaattctaaaaaattttGGCGAAtggtaaaaattaaattctttttcttAAACACATTCAGCAAAAATGATACAAAtggaaaatgataaatttttttttcaattttactgTTTGATCgttgaattcattttttttcagttgataaAACTGCTGCTGGATCACGGTGCTCATCTGGACACGCCGAACAAAGCGGGCGACAGTCCGGCGACTCTCATTTCTCAAAATCCTCACAACACTGTAAATCTTGTGAATTACATGTCACTGCAGTGTCACGCCGCTCAAGTAATATTCAAGTATGGAATTTCGTGTGACCAGTTGCCAGTTGCACTCCACcactttttacaatttcatcGTGACTAAAATTAAActacaaaaaattttcatactatgaattttaattatcGAGATTAATTCTCACGTTGAAATGCAGTGCGATTCGTAAGAGCTGCGTCTGAAGAGTGTTTCGAtaataaagaatttttaacACATTGTTATCATTCGATCGACGgtcattcatcatttttcattcctttgTTCGGGATTACCATTGAAACAATCTTGGTCCATATATCAATCGCACCAAGTCTGAAAATTTTTTGCTACTGGATGCGACCAGTGACTCCATTAAATGAAGACTTCGATGAATGAAATCCATGGAAAAGAGAAAACTGTATTCATCATTATATTCCATAACGTTCTAAATAACTAACACCAATTTGAGTAGACAATCGAGTTTtagaaacgaaatattttacaGCTACTTGAACATATTATCGTACGGAAATGTCCGAGTTAATACTTTATTAATGAATCATTGTAATATAGTGAAATTGTGAGTAGCTAATACGAGACTGCCTACGGTGAAATATTGTTGCCGAATTTCAGATTTTCGTCCTTCCAAGCAAAATCGCTGGGAGGTAACGAGAATAAATACGATTTTTGTTTCTAGTTGACAAATTTTGTCGTCACTTAAAATCAAGCAATACTaatgtatttcaataatctcgGCCAATTTAGACCAAATTTCATCGTCGCAAACCGTCCGTAAGATATTCAATGAATTGTTATAGCACGAAAATCCGGGAGCAGCCCAGTTGTGATACTATACGTACTATTTCGTAATATCATAATCTTAAGTTTTGTTGAATTTATGATCGAAGCGTTTTTGTGTATCGAATAATGATGAAAGG
This genomic window contains:
- the l(1)G0020 gene encoding RNA cytidine acetyltransferase isoform X1 gives rise to the protein MVRKKIDNRIRVLIENGVISGHRTMFVIVGEKARDQVVLLHHMLSKSVVKARPSVLWCYKKELGFSSHRKKRMKSIQKKVKAGKLDVNEDDPFELFVVSTNIRYCYYNETHKILGNTYGMCVLQDFEALTPNLLARTIETVEGGGVIILLLQSVTSLKKLYTMSMDVHQRFRTEAHQDVVCRFNERFLLSLASCDRCLVVDDQLRVLPISSQNLKIEALPKGETTSEEQAELETLKESFKDTQPVSSLINCCKTVDQAKALLKFIETISEKTLRSTVSLTAARGRGKSATLGLAIAGAVAFGYSNIYISSPSPENLNTLFEFVFKGFDALAYQEHLDYGLVQSTNPEFNKATVRVNVFRDHRQTIQYIHPTDVHKLSQAELLVIDEAAAIPLPYVKAMLGPYLVFLSSTINGYEGTGRSLSLKLLQQLRSQTTTPNHQDKSDKSKSEKSLLGRQLYELTLDESIRYKPGDAVEEWLTNLLCLDAMTHAPILSGCPPPDICQLYYINRDTLFSYHKASELFLQRLVALYVASHYKNSPNDLQMMSDAPAHHLFCLLGPVDPNRKSLPEILVVIQVCLEGEVSKETIADGLGRGRRAAGDLIPWTIAQQYQDNDFPRLAGARIVRLATHPDYQGMGYGSRAMELLRQYYEMKIPNLDEKSDEAASTEISRIADEHLDLLEETIEPRASLPPLLLKLTERRPESLDYIGVSYGLTEPLLKFWKRSNFVPVYLRQTANDITAEHSCIMLCKIVSDEDKDFGWLEAYWKDFRRRFTTLLSYSFNNYSPSLALGILTNKAVKSTNTVIKKEMLDAFFTPYDLKRLGMYSNNMADYHLIMDLLPPLARLYFLNLMGETHFSPVQAAILLGLGLQHKTVDKLAEELDLPSSQLLGLFNRVVRKSMQFLNGVAEEFVESTMMRSERSNDEIRVDAEKGKSMNAELEAAAKELQAKQRAELAKLKQENLKQYAIKGTDEDWDNVLKSNSSKSLISIKSGEKRANVSMNDALDEISGGDRKNNKKKKRFSKG
- the l(1)G0020 gene encoding RNA cytidine acetyltransferase isoform X2, which codes for MVRKKIDNRIRVLIENGVISGHRTMFVIVGEKARDQVVLLHHMLSKSVVKARPSVLWCYKKELGFSSHRKKRMKSIQKKVKAGKLDVNEDDPFELFVVSTNIRYCYYNETHKILGNTYGMCVLQDFEALTPNLLARTIETVEGGGVIILLLQSVTSLKKLYTMSMDVHQRFRTEAHQDVVCRFNERFLLSLASCDRCLVVDDQLRVLPISSQNLKIEALPKGETTSEEQAELETLKESFKDTQPVSSLINCCKTVDQAKALLKFIETISEKTLRSTVSLTAARGRGKSATLGLAIAGAVAFGYSNIYISSPSPENLNTLFEFVFKGFDALAYQEHLDYGLVQSTNPEFNKATVRVNVFRDHRQTIQYIHPTDVHKLSQAELLVIDEAAAIPLPYVKAMLGPYLVFLSSTINGYEGTGRSLSLKLLQQLRSQTTTPNHQDKSDKSKSEKSLLGRQLYELTLDESIRYKPGDAVEEWLTNLLCLDAMTHAPILSGCPPPDICQLYYINRDTLFSYHKASELFLQRLVALYVASHYKNSPNDLQMMSDAPAHHLFCLLGPVDPNRKSLPEILVVIQVCLEGEVSKETIADGLGRGRRAAGDLIPWTIAQQYQDNDFPRLAGARIVRLATHPDYQGMGYGSRAMELLRQYYEMKIPNLDEKSDEAASTEISRIADEHLDLLEETIEPRASLPPLLLKLTERRPESLDYIGVSYGLTEPLLKFWKRSNFVPVYLRQTANDITAEHSCIMLCKIVSDEDKDFGWLEAYWKDFRRRFTTLLSYSFNNYSPSLALGILTNKAVKSTNTVIKKEMLDAFFTPYDLKRLGMYSNNMADYHLIMDLLPPLARLYFLNLMGETHFSPVQAAILLGLGLQHKTVDKLAEELDLPSSQLLGLFNRVVRKSMQFLNGVAEEFVESTMMRSERSNDEIRVDAEKGKSMNAELEAAAKELQAKQRAELAKLKQENLKQYAIKGTDEDWDNVLKSNSSKSLISIKSESLP
- the m-cup gene encoding protein fem-1 homolog C isoform X1, yielding MDQLYKDLVKECKFIAPGARLSFSIRNRLEKYKKAVRKDIVSRLKDDCAPLFLAAKRGNVEIVEYLITTCDADVEQRGIYEMPEDRSIHCVTPLWCAAVSGQLRVVKCLVRHGADINAVSDSGSTPVRSVCYMTRLEIVEYLVEHGADILKPNYNGGSCLINSVQSVELCTFLIKHGADVNASDAQNNAPLYYAIQEHRFETMKLLLDHNADPYAKSSHGEDALQTACLKGATQIFDYLVENVSYSQEKLADANELMGSTFFDEHYDTQKALEYWRKGMEIRYANTVNGNPLPKRPVMPKRDTFRYATEFSTFAELNAIAHDLDAIRIQSLLICERVLGEDHKDTVFRLMYRGAAYADALRYQYCIDLWRQALETRVLKHSILCTDTCFTAQALVRIMVNLNEQMLQVADRNRDKEEPRFSDVVAVFKLLTSRLGAARKLLEMRPVHKRQRDSYNKILKCVTHLIYLLVKTARTSETQAEARQLVHDLVKQNPRSASTEDTLLHLCVSRLNTINSSYFTAADVQTIFPDLDVVKMLLVCGAFVNARNEFRSTPLHVASNAYNFINPLIKLLLDHGAHLDTPNKAGDSPATLISQNPHNTVNLVNYMSLQCHAAQVIFKYGISCDQLPVALHHFLQFHRD
- the m-cup gene encoding protein fem-1 homolog C isoform X3 encodes the protein MQIHSTRSSTIIFNSQSVGKIQKSCAQRYISGQLRVVKCLVRHGADINAVSDSGSTPVRSVCYMTRLEIVEYLVEHGADILKPNYNGGSCLINSVQSVELCTFLIKHGADVNASDAQNNAPLYYAIQEHRFETMKLLLDHNADPYAKSSHGEDALQTACLKGATQIFDYLVENVSYSQEKLADANELMGSTFFDEHYDTQKALEYWRKGMEIRYANTVNGNPLPKRPVMPKRDTFRYATEFSTFAELNAIAHDLDAIRIQSLLICERVLGEDHKDTVFRLMYRGAAYADALRYQYCIDLWRQALETRVLKHSILCTDTCFTAQALVRIMVNLNEQMLQVADRNRDKEEPRFSDVVAVFKLLTSRLGAARKLLEMRPVHKRQRDSYNKILKCVTHLIYLLVKTARTSETQAEARQLVHDLVKQNPRSASTEDTLLHLCVSRLNTINSSYFTAADVQTIFPDLDVVKMLLVCGAFVNARNEFRSTPLHVASNAYNFINPLIKLLLDHGAHLDTPNKAGDSPATLISQNPHNTVNLVNYMSLQCHAAQVIFKYGISCDQLPVALHHFLQFHRD
- the m-cup gene encoding protein fem-1 homolog C isoform X2, with translation MQIHSTRSSTIIFNSQSVGKIQKSCAQRYTVSGQLRVVKCLVRHGADINAVSDSGSTPVRSVCYMTRLEIVEYLVEHGADILKPNYNGGSCLINSVQSVELCTFLIKHGADVNASDAQNNAPLYYAIQEHRFETMKLLLDHNADPYAKSSHGEDALQTACLKGATQIFDYLVENVSYSQEKLADANELMGSTFFDEHYDTQKALEYWRKGMEIRYANTVNGNPLPKRPVMPKRDTFRYATEFSTFAELNAIAHDLDAIRIQSLLICERVLGEDHKDTVFRLMYRGAAYADALRYQYCIDLWRQALETRVLKHSILCTDTCFTAQALVRIMVNLNEQMLQVADRNRDKEEPRFSDVVAVFKLLTSRLGAARKLLEMRPVHKRQRDSYNKILKCVTHLIYLLVKTARTSETQAEARQLVHDLVKQNPRSASTEDTLLHLCVSRLNTINSSYFTAADVQTIFPDLDVVKMLLVCGAFVNARNEFRSTPLHVASNAYNFINPLIKLLLDHGAHLDTPNKAGDSPATLISQNPHNTVNLVNYMSLQCHAAQVIFKYGISCDQLPVALHHFLQFHRD